The following proteins come from a genomic window of Microtus pennsylvanicus isolate mMicPen1 chromosome 22, mMicPen1.hap1, whole genome shotgun sequence:
- the LOC142839974 gene encoding large ribosomal subunit protein uL22 has protein sequence MVRYSLDPENPTKSCKSRGSNLRVHFKNTRETAQAIKGMHIRKATKYLKDVTLKKQCVPFRRYNGGVGRCAQAKQWGWTQGRWPKKSAEFLLHMLKNAESNAELKGLDVDSLVIEHIQVNKAPKMRRRTYRAHGRINPYMSSPCHIEMILTEKEQIVPKPEEEVAQKKKISQKKLKKQKLMARE, from the coding sequence ATGGTTCGCTACTCTCTTGACCcagaaaaccccacaaaatcaTGCAAATCGAGAGGATCAAACCTTCGGGTTCACTTTAAGAACACCCGTGAAACGGCCCAGGCCATCAAGGGTATGCATATCCGAAAAGCCACCAAGTATCTGAAAGATGTCACTTTGAAGAAGCAGTGTGTGCCATTCCGACGGTACAATGGTGGAGTCGGTAGGTGCGCCCAGGCCAAACAGTGGGGCTGGACACAGGGTCGGTGGCCAAAAAAGAGTGCAGAATTTTTGCTGCACATGCTGAAAAATGCAGAGAGCAATGCTGAACTGAAGGGTTTAGATGTGGACTCTCTGGTCATTGAGCACATCCAGGTGAACAAAGCACCTAAGATGCGCCGACGAACTTACAGAGCTCATGGCCGGATTAACCCATACATGAGCTCCCCTTGCCACATCGAGATGATCCTCACTGAAAAGGAACAGATtgttccaaagccagaagaggaggttgcacagaagaaaaagatatcccagaagaaactgaagaaacaaaaacttatggCACGTGAATAA